In Nicotiana tabacum cultivar K326 chromosome 19, ASM71507v2, whole genome shotgun sequence, one DNA window encodes the following:
- the LOC107831324 gene encoding kinesin-like protein KIN-UB, which translates to MSSGGGYRNGTHKAPNLPTSSSFKSKLPTSASSNGRRSSTIDALSGRVRVAIRLRPRNAEELAADADFADCVEIQPELKRLKLRKNNWDSDTYEFDEVFTEFASQKRVYEVVAKPVVESVLDGYNGTVMAYGQTGTGKTYTLGRLGDEDASARGIMVRSMEDIFANICLETDSVSVSYLQLYMETIQDLLNPANDNIPIVEDQKTGDVSLPGATIVEVRDQQSFVELLRVGEAHRYAANTKLNTESSRSHAILLVHIKRSVPGREADFSAETDHSSHLTTNYKPPMLRKGKLVLVDLAGSERVNKSGSEGHMLEEAKSINLSLSALGKCINALAENSAHVPVRDSKLTRLLKDSFGGTSRTSLVITIGPSPRHRAETSSTILFGQRAMKVENMLKIKEEFDYKSLSKRLEVQVDKLIAENERLQKAFEAEVERIRLEAQKHVSEAERNYAEALKEEKIKCQMEYMESIKKLEEKWSLNQQKHTNNGQMGSGNEEISELKMLLQHEMLTRKAAEEEINKLKDQLDKFTNPGSAGGNSDILNLQSVLEEEIRQKKRLEEEVIVLRSQFSQLTMEAGQTTSYLGRSRNGTGLPGLDSLSPLKNLHCKDAANGERSSITNLHEQVGLHKILSLLESDDATVRIHAVKVVANLAAEEANQEKIVEAGGLTSLLMLLGSSEDETIRRIAAGAIANLAMSEANQELIMTQGGIALLAVTAADAEDPQTLRMVAGAIANLCGNDKLQTRLRFEGGIKALLGMVRCRHPDVLSQVARGIANFAKCESRSSAQGQNAGRSSLLEDGALPWIVQNSNNEASMIRRHVELALCHLAQHEVNAKDMISGGALWELYRISRDCSRDDIRSLARRTLTSSPTFLAEMRRLRIEL; encoded by the exons ATGTCGTCAGGTGGTGGTTACAGAAACGGTACTCACAAGGCGCCGAATCTCCCTACTTCGTCTTCCTTCAAATCGAAGCTTCCGACATCGGCTTCTTCCAACGGCCGCCGCAGTAGTACTATTGACGCAT TGTCTGGAAGAGTTCGAGTTGCTATCAGATTACGTCCTCGAAATGCCGAGGAATTGGCAGCAGATGCAGATTTTGCTGATTGCGTTGAGATACAGCCGGAG CTCAAAAGGTTGAAACTTAGGAAAAACAATTGGGATTCAGATACATACGAGTTTGATGAGGTGTTCACCGAGTTTGCATCCCAAAAGCGTGTCTATGAAGTTGTTGCAAAACCTGTTGTTGAG AGTGTCTTGGACGGTTACAATGGAACAGTGATGGCATATGGTCAGACCGGCACAGGGAAGACTTATACCCTTGGACGATTAGGTGATGAAGATGCCTCTGCTCGCGGTATCATGGTTCGTTCAATGGAAGACATATTTGCAAATATCTGCTTGGAGACCGATTCAGTTTCAGTCTCGTACTTACAG CTTTACATGGAAACAATTCAGGACCTCCTAAATCCTGCTAATGACAACATCCCCATAGTTGAAGACCAAAAAACTGGTGATGTGTCTTTACCAGGGGCAACAATAGTGGAGGTCCGGGACCAGCAAAGTTTTGTTGAACTGCTACGGGTTGGGGAAGCTCATAGATATGCTGCTAACACAAAGCTGAATACTGAATCTTCCCGAAGTCATGCTATTCTCTTG GTACATATTAAGAGGTCAGTTCCTGGAAGAGAAGCTGATTTTTCTGCTGAAACAGATCATTCCTCTCACTTAACAACCAATTATAAGCCGCCGATGTTGAGAAAAGGCAAACTAGTTCTTGTAGATCTTGCTGGTTCTGAGCGTGTAAACAAGTCAG GAAGCGAAGGGCACATGTTGGAGGAAGCAAAGTCCATCAATCTTTCACTAAGTGCCCTAGGGAAGTGCATAAATGCGTTGGCCGAAAATAGTGCTCATGTACCTGTCAGAGATTCGAAACTTACGCGGTTGCTTAAAGATTCATTTGGAG GAACGTCAAGAACCTCATTAGTTATCACCATTGGGCCATCACCTAGGCATAGAGCAGAAACATCAAGTACCATTTTGTTTGGACAGAGA GCTATGAAGGTGGAAAACATgttgaagattaaggaagaattCGATTACAAAAGTTTGTCAAAAAGGCTCGAGGTGCAAGTAGACAAACTTATTGCTGAAAATGAAAGACTACAGAAAGCTTTTGAGGCCGAGGTTGAACGAATTAGATTAGAAGCACAGAAGCATGTCTCAGAGGCTGAAAGGAACTATGCTGAAGCCCTGAAG GAGGAGAAAATAAAATGTCAGATGGAATATATGGAATCAATCAAGAAGTTGGAGGAGAAGTGGAGCCTTAATCAACAAAAGCACACAAACAAT GGCCAGATGGGCTCTGGTAATGAGGAAATCTCTGAACTTAAGATGTTGCTTCAGCATGAAATGCTAACAAGAAAGGCGGCAGAAGAGGAAATCAACAAACTCAAGGATCAACTGGACAAGTTTACAAACCCAGGG TCAGCAGGTGGAAATTCTGATATTCTAAACCTCCAAAGCGTGCTGGAAGAAGAGATTCGTCAGAAGAAGAGACTGGAAGAAGAAGTGATTGTCTTACGTAGTCAATTTTCACAGCTAACTATGGAAGCTGGTCAA ACAACAAGCTATCTGGGTAGAAGCAGAAATGGCACTGGACTTCCTGGGCTAGATTCTTTGTCTCCTCTTAAAAATCTGCATTGCAAAGATGCGGCTAATGGAGAGAGATCCTCAATCACCAATCTTCACGAGCAAG TTGGATTACATAAAATTTTGTCGCTGCTGGAGTCTGACGATGCTACCGTGCGGATTCATGCAGTGAAAGTAGTAGCTAATCTAGCAGCTGAAG AAGCGAATCAGGAAAAGATTGTAGAAGCTGGTGGTCTTACTTCATTACTGATGCTTCTTGGTAGTTCAGAGGATGAAACTATTCGCAGAATAGCAGCTGGTGCAATTGCAAATCTTGCAATGAGTG AAGCAAACCAGGAACTTATAATGACTCAAGGTGGGATTGCTCTGTTAGCGGTGACAGCTGCTGACGCTGAGGATCCTCAAACATTACGCATGGTTGCCGGAGCCATTGCTAATCTATGTGGTAACG ATAAACTACAGACAAGACTCAGGTTTGAAGGTGGTATCAAGGCACTATTAGGGATGGTGAGATGTAGACATCCAGACGTTTTGTCACAAGTTGCACGGGGAATTGCAAATTTTGCAAAGTGCGAATCCAGATCTTCAGCTCAAG GCCAGAACGCTGGGCGTTCTTCACTGTTAGAAGATGGTGCACTTCCATGGATTGTTCAAAATTCCAATAATGAAGCCTCAATGATCAGGCGCCATGTTGAACTGGCTCTCTGCCATTTGGCACAACATG AGGTCAATGCAAAAGACATGATCAGTGGGGGAGCCCTTTGGGAGCTATATCGTATCTCACGTGATTGCTCTCGAGATGACATAAGGTCTCTTGCACGTCGAACTCTGACTTCAAGTCCGACTTTCCTAGCTGAAATGCGACGCTTGCGGATAGAGTTATAG